The following proteins come from a genomic window of Vidua chalybeata isolate OUT-0048 chromosome 2, bVidCha1 merged haplotype, whole genome shotgun sequence:
- the U2AF1 gene encoding splicing factor U2AF 35 kDa subunit isoform X3 gives MAEYLASIFGTEKDKVNCSFYFKIGACRHGDRCSRLHNKPTFSQTIALLNIYRNPQNSSQSADGLRCAVSDVEMQEHYDEFFEEVFTEMEEKYGEVEEMNVCDNLGDHLVGNVYVKFRREEDAEKAVIDLNNRWFNGQPIHAELSPVTDFREACCRQYEMGECTRGGFCNFMHLKPISRELRRELYGRRRKKHRSRSRSRERRSRSRDRGRGGGGGGGGGRERDRRRSRDRERSGRF, from the exons ATGGCGGAGTACCTGGCCTCCATCTTCGGCACCGAGAAGGACAA agtCAACtgctcattttatttcaaaattggAGCTTGTCGCCATGGAGACAGATGTTCTCGGTTGCACAACAAACCAACATTTAGCCAG ACCATTGCCCTCTTGAACATTTACCGTAACCCTCAAAACTCTTCCCAGTCTGCTGACGGTTTGCGCT GTGCTGTGAGCGATGTTGAGATGCAGGAACATTATGATGAGTTCTTTGAG GAGGTCTTCACAGAAATGGAGGAGAAATACGGCGAAGTTGAGGAGATGAACGTTTGTGATAACCTTGGAGATCATTTAGTTGGAAATGTATACGTAAAG ttcCGCCGTGAAGAAGATGCAGAGAAGGCCGTGATCGACCTGAACAATCGCTGGTTTAACGGGCAGCCCATCCATGCCGAGCTCTCACCTGTGACTGACTTCAGAGAGGCCTGCTGCCGTCAATACGAGATGGG agaGTGTACACGAGGAGGTTTCTGCAACTTTATGCATTTGAAGCCCATTTCTCGAGAGCTAAGGCGCGAGTTGTATGGGCGGCGGCGTAAAAA gcacCGATCCAGGTCGAGGTCCCGTGAGCGCCGGTCTAGATCCAGAGATCGCGGTcgtggaggtggaggaggaggaggaggaggccgCGAGCGCGACAGGAGGCGGTCAAGAGATCGTGAACGATCCGGTCGATTCTGA
- the U2AF1 gene encoding splicing factor U2AF 35 kDa subunit isoform X1 has product MHYSFRVLIRHEIPVQLLFSVKKSRRNLPEGAEVGGTIGNFVVRYFFLFQVRVQKRQVNCSFYFKIGACRHGDRCSRLHNKPTFSQTIALLNIYRNPQNSSQSADGLRCAVSDVEMQEHYDEFFEEVFTEMEEKYGEVEEMNVCDNLGDHLVGNVYVKFRREEDAEKAVIDLNNRWFNGQPIHAELSPVTDFREACCRQYEMGECTRGGFCNFMHLKPISRELRRELYGRRRKKHRSRSRSRERRSRSRDRGRGGGGGGGGGRERDRRRSRDRERSGRF; this is encoded by the exons ATGCATTACAGTTTCAGAGTTTTAATCAGGCATGAAATTCCTGTGCAgctcttgttttctgttaaaaaaagcaGACGGAACCTTCCAGAAGGTGCTGAAGTTGGAGGCACTATTGGAAATTTTGTAGTTaggtatttctttttgtttcaggtTAGAGTTCAGAAAAGACA agtCAACtgctcattttatttcaaaattggAGCTTGTCGCCATGGAGACAGATGTTCTCGGTTGCACAACAAACCAACATTTAGCCAG ACCATTGCCCTCTTGAACATTTACCGTAACCCTCAAAACTCTTCCCAGTCTGCTGACGGTTTGCGCT GTGCTGTGAGCGATGTTGAGATGCAGGAACATTATGATGAGTTCTTTGAG GAGGTCTTCACAGAAATGGAGGAGAAATACGGCGAAGTTGAGGAGATGAACGTTTGTGATAACCTTGGAGATCATTTAGTTGGAAATGTATACGTAAAG ttcCGCCGTGAAGAAGATGCAGAGAAGGCCGTGATCGACCTGAACAATCGCTGGTTTAACGGGCAGCCCATCCATGCCGAGCTCTCACCTGTGACTGACTTCAGAGAGGCCTGCTGCCGTCAATACGAGATGGG agaGTGTACACGAGGAGGTTTCTGCAACTTTATGCATTTGAAGCCCATTTCTCGAGAGCTAAGGCGCGAGTTGTATGGGCGGCGGCGTAAAAA gcacCGATCCAGGTCGAGGTCCCGTGAGCGCCGGTCTAGATCCAGAGATCGCGGTcgtggaggtggaggaggaggaggaggaggccgCGAGCGCGACAGGAGGCGGTCAAGAGATCGTGAACGATCCGGTCGATTCTGA
- the U2AF1 gene encoding splicing factor U2AF 35 kDa subunit isoform X5 → MQEHYDEFFEEVFTEMEEKYGEVEEMNVCDNLGDHLVGNVYVKFRREEDAEKAVIDLNNRWFNGQPIHAELSPVTDFREACCRQYEMGECTRGGFCNFMHLKPISRELRRELYGRRRKKHRSRSRSRERRSRSRDRGRGGGGGGGGGRERDRRRSRDRERSGRF, encoded by the exons ATGCAGGAACATTATGATGAGTTCTTTGAG GAGGTCTTCACAGAAATGGAGGAGAAATACGGCGAAGTTGAGGAGATGAACGTTTGTGATAACCTTGGAGATCATTTAGTTGGAAATGTATACGTAAAG ttcCGCCGTGAAGAAGATGCAGAGAAGGCCGTGATCGACCTGAACAATCGCTGGTTTAACGGGCAGCCCATCCATGCCGAGCTCTCACCTGTGACTGACTTCAGAGAGGCCTGCTGCCGTCAATACGAGATGGG agaGTGTACACGAGGAGGTTTCTGCAACTTTATGCATTTGAAGCCCATTTCTCGAGAGCTAAGGCGCGAGTTGTATGGGCGGCGGCGTAAAAA gcacCGATCCAGGTCGAGGTCCCGTGAGCGCCGGTCTAGATCCAGAGATCGCGGTcgtggaggtggaggaggaggaggaggaggccgCGAGCGCGACAGGAGGCGGTCAAGAGATCGTGAACGATCCGGTCGATTCTGA
- the U2AF1 gene encoding splicing factor U2AF 35 kDa subunit isoform X4 — MAEYLASIFGTEKDKVNCSFYFKIGACRHGDRCSRLHNKPTFSQTILIQNIYRNPQNSAQTADGSHCAVSDVEMQEHYDEFFEEVFTEMEEKYGEVEEMNVCDNLGDHLVGNVYVKFRREEDAEKAVIDLNNRWFNGQPIHAELSPVTDFREACCRQYEMGECTRGGFCNFMHLKPISRELRRELYGRRRKKHRSRSRSRERRSRSRDRGRGGGGGGGGGRERDRRRSRDRERSGRF, encoded by the exons ATGGCGGAGTACCTGGCCTCCATCTTCGGCACCGAGAAGGACAA agtCAACtgctcattttatttcaaaattggAGCTTGTCGCCATGGAGACAGATGTTCTCGGTTGCACAACAAACCAACATTTAGCCAG ACCATCTTGATTCAAAACATCTATCGTAACCCCCAAAACAGTGCACAGACGGCTGACGGCTCACACT GTGCTGTGAGCGATGTTGAGATGCAGGAACATTATGATGAGTTCTTTGAG GAGGTCTTCACAGAAATGGAGGAGAAATACGGCGAAGTTGAGGAGATGAACGTTTGTGATAACCTTGGAGATCATTTAGTTGGAAATGTATACGTAAAG ttcCGCCGTGAAGAAGATGCAGAGAAGGCCGTGATCGACCTGAACAATCGCTGGTTTAACGGGCAGCCCATCCATGCCGAGCTCTCACCTGTGACTGACTTCAGAGAGGCCTGCTGCCGTCAATACGAGATGGG agaGTGTACACGAGGAGGTTTCTGCAACTTTATGCATTTGAAGCCCATTTCTCGAGAGCTAAGGCGCGAGTTGTATGGGCGGCGGCGTAAAAA gcacCGATCCAGGTCGAGGTCCCGTGAGCGCCGGTCTAGATCCAGAGATCGCGGTcgtggaggtggaggaggaggaggaggaggccgCGAGCGCGACAGGAGGCGGTCAAGAGATCGTGAACGATCCGGTCGATTCTGA
- the U2AF1 gene encoding splicing factor U2AF 35 kDa subunit isoform X2, protein MHYSFRVLIRHEIPVQLLFSVKKSRRNLPEGAEVGGTIGNFVVRYFFLFQVRVQKRQVNCSFYFKIGACRHGDRCSRLHNKPTFSQTILIQNIYRNPQNSAQTADGSHCAVSDVEMQEHYDEFFEEVFTEMEEKYGEVEEMNVCDNLGDHLVGNVYVKFRREEDAEKAVIDLNNRWFNGQPIHAELSPVTDFREACCRQYEMGECTRGGFCNFMHLKPISRELRRELYGRRRKKHRSRSRSRERRSRSRDRGRGGGGGGGGGRERDRRRSRDRERSGRF, encoded by the exons ATGCATTACAGTTTCAGAGTTTTAATCAGGCATGAAATTCCTGTGCAgctcttgttttctgttaaaaaaagcaGACGGAACCTTCCAGAAGGTGCTGAAGTTGGAGGCACTATTGGAAATTTTGTAGTTaggtatttctttttgtttcaggtTAGAGTTCAGAAAAGACA agtCAACtgctcattttatttcaaaattggAGCTTGTCGCCATGGAGACAGATGTTCTCGGTTGCACAACAAACCAACATTTAGCCAG ACCATCTTGATTCAAAACATCTATCGTAACCCCCAAAACAGTGCACAGACGGCTGACGGCTCACACT GTGCTGTGAGCGATGTTGAGATGCAGGAACATTATGATGAGTTCTTTGAG GAGGTCTTCACAGAAATGGAGGAGAAATACGGCGAAGTTGAGGAGATGAACGTTTGTGATAACCTTGGAGATCATTTAGTTGGAAATGTATACGTAAAG ttcCGCCGTGAAGAAGATGCAGAGAAGGCCGTGATCGACCTGAACAATCGCTGGTTTAACGGGCAGCCCATCCATGCCGAGCTCTCACCTGTGACTGACTTCAGAGAGGCCTGCTGCCGTCAATACGAGATGGG agaGTGTACACGAGGAGGTTTCTGCAACTTTATGCATTTGAAGCCCATTTCTCGAGAGCTAAGGCGCGAGTTGTATGGGCGGCGGCGTAAAAA gcacCGATCCAGGTCGAGGTCCCGTGAGCGCCGGTCTAGATCCAGAGATCGCGGTcgtggaggtggaggaggaggaggaggaggccgCGAGCGCGACAGGAGGCGGTCAAGAGATCGTGAACGATCCGGTCGATTCTGA